Proteins encoded together in one Ferroglobus placidus DSM 10642 window:
- the pstA gene encoding phosphate ABC transporter permease PstA, whose amino-acid sequence MKISDKLFLVLCLAATVFGLLVLSALIVYTFYEALGWLDLQFLTSPPSRFPEKAGIYPALVSSVYMITLVGIFVLPLGVGAALYLEEYAKKGKLTRIIDVNISNLAAVPSIVYGLLGIGLFVATFKLKPGTVLVGALTLTLLVVPIVIVTAQEALRAVPKSVREASFALGATKWQTIKEVVLPQAFPGILTGVILALSRAIGETAPLIMIGMATTVFVAPKDIFSPATAMPLQIFMWTDMPQEEFLHGVAPAGVIVLLAVMLSMNALAIYLRNRFYRKLKGW is encoded by the coding sequence ATGAAGATTTCGGATAAGCTCTTTTTAGTGCTTTGCTTAGCGGCAACAGTTTTTGGATTACTCGTTCTTTCAGCCCTCATCGTTTACACGTTTTACGAAGCTTTAGGATGGCTCGATTTACAGTTCCTCACGTCACCTCCCTCAAGGTTTCCGGAAAAAGCCGGAATTTATCCAGCATTGGTAAGCTCGGTATACATGATAACCCTCGTCGGAATCTTCGTCCTCCCTCTCGGAGTCGGAGCAGCCTTATATCTGGAAGAGTACGCTAAAAAAGGAAAGTTAACGAGAATTATCGACGTGAACATCTCGAACTTGGCAGCGGTGCCATCAATAGTTTACGGGCTTCTCGGGATAGGACTTTTCGTTGCCACTTTCAAACTGAAGCCGGGAACCGTGTTAGTTGGAGCTCTAACTCTAACGCTCTTAGTTGTTCCTATAGTGATCGTCACTGCACAGGAAGCGCTGAGAGCTGTTCCGAAGTCGGTGAGGGAGGCGAGTTTCGCTTTGGGAGCAACGAAGTGGCAGACAATCAAGGAAGTCGTTTTGCCTCAAGCTTTTCCCGGCATTTTAACCGGAGTAATTCTCGCTCTTTCAAGAGCTATAGGAGAGACGGCTCCACTAATCATGATTGGAATGGCTACAACGGTTTTTGTAGCTCCGAAAGACATATTTAGTCCAGCTACTGCCATGCCCCTCCAAATATTCATGTGGACCGACATGCCACAGGAAGAGTTCCTCCACGGTGTGGCTCCAGCGGGAGTTATAGTCCTGCTTGCGGTCATGTTGTCGATGAACGCCCTCGCCATATACTTGAGAAATAGGTTCTACAGGAAGCTTAAGGGGTGGTAA
- the pstB gene encoding phosphate ABC transporter ATP-binding protein PstB, whose amino-acid sequence MIVFDVKNLSVYYGDKVGIQDVNIEIYKNKVTAIMGPSGCGKSTFLRSLNRLIELVENVRVEGKVLFEGKNIYDPDVDPVELRKRIGMVFQHPNPFPKSIFDNVAFGPRIHGIKDKKKLEKIVEDALKKAALWDEVKDRLHDSALRLSGGQQQRLCIARAIATNPEVILFDEPTASLDPIAASKIEDLIVDLKKSYTVVVVTHNIQQAARISDYVAFFWMGKLVEYGKTEEVFENPQNELTEKYLTGRIG is encoded by the coding sequence ATGATAGTATTCGACGTCAAAAACCTGAGCGTGTATTATGGCGATAAAGTCGGAATTCAGGACGTGAACATCGAGATTTACAAAAATAAGGTGACAGCAATAATGGGTCCGAGCGGCTGCGGAAAGTCCACCTTTTTGAGGTCTCTAAACAGATTGATAGAGCTTGTGGAAAACGTCAGAGTTGAGGGAAAGGTTTTGTTCGAAGGAAAGAACATCTACGACCCAGACGTTGATCCGGTTGAGCTGAGAAAGAGAATAGGGATGGTTTTCCAGCATCCAAACCCATTTCCAAAGAGCATATTCGACAACGTAGCCTTCGGACCGAGAATTCACGGTATAAAAGACAAGAAAAAACTCGAAAAGATAGTTGAAGACGCTTTGAAGAAAGCTGCGCTATGGGATGAAGTCAAGGACAGACTCCACGATTCGGCTTTGAGGCTCAGCGGAGGACAGCAGCAGAGGCTTTGCATAGCGAGAGCTATTGCTACGAATCCCGAGGTGATTCTCTTCGACGAGCCCACAGCCTCTCTCGATCCGATAGCCGCTTCGAAAATAGAGGACCTTATAGTGGATTTGAAGAAGAGCTATACAGTTGTCGTCGTTACTCACAACATTCAGCAGGCAGCGAGAATAAGCGACTACGTAGCTTTCTTCTGGATGGGAAAGCTTGTTGAGTACGGAAAAACGGAAGAAGTCTTTGAAAATCCGCAGAACGAGCTTACAGAGAAGTACTTGACGGGAAGAATAGGATGA
- a CDS encoding arsenate-mycothiol transferase ArsC — protein MKVLFVCRENTCRSVMAEAIFNSLSEKHRAESAGVERGEKIDENAIKTLEKCGYRVEKKYPKSLDDVNLEDFDLIVTVCDEFCVNIPGKKVIRWKIEDPKGKNLKAYERVLKFLEDKIKQLLEEIGYEGS, from the coding sequence ATGAAAGTTCTCTTCGTTTGCCGGGAAAACACGTGCAGAAGCGTTATGGCTGAAGCTATATTTAACTCTCTGAGCGAAAAACACAGAGCCGAAAGTGCCGGAGTTGAGAGGGGAGAGAAGATAGATGAAAACGCTATTAAAACTTTAGAGAAGTGTGGATACAGAGTTGAGAAAAAATACCCGAAATCTCTTGATGATGTAAATTTGGAAGATTTCGATTTGATCGTGACAGTTTGCGACGAATTCTGCGTAAATATTCCGGGAAAGAAGGTTATTAGGTGGAAAATAGAGGATCCGAAAGGCAAGAATTTAAAAGCTTACGAAAGAGTTTTGAAATTCTTGGAGGATAAAATTAAGCAACTTCTGGAGGAGATAGGATATGAAGGTTCTTGA
- a CDS encoding phosphate signaling complex PhoU family protein produces MKVLEERLNKIKEELIEMHRISKEAVELCLDSRSLAKVSSIERRADVMNTDIDDNCLVAVALYQPVARDLRFLASVMRLSANYERITDLAEKIAKLENKDAERLKEMQETVLEMFDIVYEALSEGKIESLKDRLVEKDDVLDKINKKILEENMEKKVKEAIDTIIAAKHFERIGDILSKNGSRIIYIEEGKRVWIK; encoded by the coding sequence ATGAAGGTTCTTGAGGAAAGGCTCAACAAGATAAAAGAAGAACTCATAGAGATGCACAGAATATCGAAAGAGGCTGTTGAGCTATGTCTCGACAGCAGAAGCTTGGCGAAGGTTTCGAGCATAGAGAGGAGAGCAGATGTTATGAACACCGACATAGACGATAACTGCCTCGTTGCCGTGGCTTTGTACCAGCCGGTAGCGAGGGATTTGAGGTTTTTAGCCAGCGTGATGAGGCTTTCGGCAAATTACGAAAGAATTACAGATCTCGCTGAAAAAATCGCTAAGCTGGAAAACAAAGACGCTGAAAGATTGAAGGAAATGCAGGAAACAGTTTTGGAGATGTTCGACATAGTTTACGAAGCACTTTCAGAGGGAAAAATAGAAAGTCTGAAGGACAGGCTGGTAGAAAAGGACGACGTTCTCGACAAGATTAACAAAAAGATACTCGAAGAGAACATGGAGAAGAAGGTAAAGGAGGCTATAGATACAATAATCGCTGCGAAACACTTCGAAAGAATCGGAGACATTCTGAGTAAGAACGGTTCGAGGATTATTTACATCGAGGAAGGAAAGAGAGTCTGGATAAAGTGA
- a CDS encoding DEAD/DEAH box helicase, with protein MIAEALKKVGIEELNQLQKEAYGLIKKGSDVLIVAPTGSGKTEAALIPVLETIKEKNLEGIALIYVTPLRALNRDLLRRISAICDEIGLSVAVRHSDTSERERKKQSEEPPQILITTPETFQILFLGKKLKKGLKNVKFVVVDEVHELVESERGVQLAVALERLREYTKFQLIALSATVDVDKVLRFFKCKELILSPLEKKYIFKVIKPEVKEEDLELARNLMVEESFAAELRKIKEIVEEYGSALIFVNTRQTAEFLASKLKKLVPVEVHHGSLSKEVRIENEKKFLNKEIKALVCTSSMELGIDIGHVNVVIQYNSPREVVRLIQRAGRSGHRIDKVSVCYIITSSFDDLLESAVIVKKALKGELEESRIHENSLDVLANQIAGILLEKGKIEASRVYSIIKRAYPFRKLSWESFMKVVEFLDSINLITYRDGLLIPTRKTRSYFFENISMIPDEKSYPVRDVVTGKIIGVLDEKFLQTFSGELFTMKGDVWRVLSVDEEVKVSPALAEGAVPSWVGEEIPVPYEVADEVGLLRKAILAYGREYLIKNYFVNEEGAKFVEELIKEHAKKFAVPGGGEIVIEGEKEVTLNVCLGHRVNEVLGRVVALLLSARSGRNVSIEFDPYRIKFNPANCEDVARVLDELSRLSFEQFRELVVRAVSETKLFQWKFVHVAKKMGYLSKEIEVSRINVQNLVKKLMDTPIFEEAVREMFTERLDVEKAYEFVKRIKNFEIHVYQEKTPIGSVSQGSFDIVAGKREEAILDHFIQRLEEENVWIYCVNCKLRMRKKLRHLSESFCPRCKSRMLAVFSARRNPEEFSEKELFRIAELYRVHGKKAAYALCTYGIGVDTATKILSGFYPENREFFKSLLEAEKNYIRTRKFWS; from the coding sequence GTGATAGCTGAGGCTTTAAAAAAAGTCGGCATAGAGGAACTTAACCAGCTTCAGAAGGAAGCTTACGGTTTAATTAAAAAAGGCTCGGACGTTTTGATAGTAGCTCCTACCGGGAGCGGAAAAACAGAAGCTGCTCTAATTCCAGTACTCGAAACGATAAAAGAGAAGAACTTGGAAGGAATTGCTCTAATTTACGTAACTCCTCTCAGAGCTCTGAATAGGGATCTGCTGAGAAGGATAAGCGCAATTTGCGACGAAATAGGGTTGAGCGTAGCTGTAAGGCACAGCGATACGAGTGAAAGAGAAAGAAAGAAGCAGTCCGAAGAACCTCCTCAAATTCTCATAACCACTCCGGAGACCTTTCAGATTCTCTTTCTGGGAAAGAAGCTCAAGAAGGGTTTGAAAAACGTAAAGTTCGTCGTCGTAGATGAGGTTCACGAACTCGTTGAGAGCGAGCGAGGGGTTCAGCTTGCCGTTGCTTTGGAGAGGCTCAGAGAATACACGAAATTCCAGCTAATCGCTTTATCAGCAACAGTAGACGTCGATAAAGTTTTGAGGTTTTTCAAGTGCAAAGAGCTGATTCTCTCACCTCTCGAGAAGAAGTATATCTTTAAGGTCATCAAGCCTGAGGTAAAGGAGGAAGATTTGGAGCTCGCGAGGAATTTAATGGTCGAAGAGAGTTTTGCGGCAGAGCTGAGGAAAATAAAGGAGATCGTCGAAGAGTACGGATCGGCATTAATCTTCGTTAACACGAGGCAAACCGCTGAGTTTTTAGCTTCGAAGCTCAAAAAGCTTGTTCCAGTAGAAGTTCACCACGGATCGCTGTCCAAGGAGGTTAGAATTGAAAACGAGAAAAAGTTCCTCAACAAAGAGATTAAAGCCCTCGTCTGCACGTCGTCGATGGAACTCGGAATAGACATAGGTCACGTTAACGTTGTCATCCAATACAACAGCCCGAGGGAGGTCGTAAGGCTAATTCAAAGAGCCGGAAGGAGCGGTCACAGAATAGACAAAGTTAGTGTGTGCTACATCATCACCAGCTCCTTCGACGATTTGCTTGAGTCTGCTGTGATAGTCAAAAAAGCTTTAAAAGGGGAGCTTGAAGAGAGCAGAATTCACGAAAACAGCTTGGACGTTTTAGCCAACCAGATTGCCGGAATTCTGCTTGAGAAGGGGAAAATCGAGGCGTCAAGAGTCTACTCGATAATAAAGAGAGCTTATCCTTTCAGAAAACTCAGCTGGGAAAGCTTCATGAAAGTCGTTGAATTCCTCGACAGCATAAATCTAATTACCTACAGAGATGGCTTGCTAATTCCGACGAGAAAAACGAGATCTTACTTTTTCGAAAACATTTCCATGATTCCAGACGAGAAGAGCTATCCCGTTAGAGACGTGGTAACAGGAAAAATTATAGGAGTTCTCGACGAAAAATTCCTTCAGACTTTCTCCGGAGAGCTTTTTACGATGAAGGGAGACGTTTGGAGAGTTTTAAGTGTTGACGAGGAAGTAAAGGTCTCTCCCGCTTTGGCGGAAGGAGCCGTTCCGAGTTGGGTTGGAGAGGAGATTCCCGTTCCGTACGAAGTGGCTGACGAGGTTGGATTGCTAAGAAAAGCAATTCTCGCCTACGGAAGAGAGTACCTGATTAAAAACTACTTCGTAAACGAGGAGGGAGCCAAATTTGTAGAAGAGCTCATAAAAGAGCACGCAAAAAAATTCGCTGTCCCCGGAGGGGGAGAGATAGTAATTGAAGGGGAAAAAGAAGTTACTCTAAACGTCTGCCTTGGACACAGAGTCAACGAGGTTCTCGGGAGGGTTGTGGCGCTTCTTCTTTCGGCAAGGTCCGGAAGAAACGTGTCGATAGAGTTCGACCCCTACAGGATAAAATTCAACCCCGCAAATTGCGAAGACGTTGCGAGAGTTTTAGATGAGCTTTCTCGGCTAAGCTTCGAACAGTTTAGAGAGCTCGTCGTTAGAGCGGTATCTGAGACGAAGCTCTTCCAGTGGAAGTTCGTTCACGTCGCCAAGAAAATGGGATACCTGAGCAAGGAAATTGAAGTAAGCAGAATAAACGTTCAGAACCTCGTAAAGAAGCTTATGGATACGCCGATATTTGAAGAAGCTGTAAGAGAGATGTTCACTGAAAGGCTCGACGTCGAAAAAGCCTACGAGTTCGTTAAAAGAATAAAGAATTTCGAAATTCACGTTTATCAGGAAAAAACACCCATAGGTAGCGTAAGCCAGGGAAGCTTCGACATCGTTGCTGGAAAGAGAGAAGAGGCTATCCTCGACCATTTCATTCAGAGACTTGAAGAGGAAAACGTCTGGATTTACTGCGTGAACTGCAAGCTTAGAATGAGGAAAAAGCTAAGACATCTCAGCGAAAGTTTTTGTCCGAGGTGCAAGAGCAGAATGCTGGCTGTGTTTAGCGCGAGGAGAAATCCGGAGGAGTTTAGCGAAAAGGAGCTTTTCAGAATTGCCGAGCTTTACAGAGTGCACGGAAAAAAGGCTGCCTACGCTCTGTGCACCTACGGAATCGGAGTGGACACAGCTACTAAAATTTTATCTGGATTTTATCCTGAAAATAGGGAGTTTTTCAAGAGTTTGCTCGAAGCGGAGAAAAACTACATAAGGACGAGAAAGTTCTGGTCGTGA
- a CDS encoding nucleic acid-binding OB-fold tRNA/helicase-type has translation MEEKLKEIKDWFEDLIDEETAELLAKYSLGGKVEFKIEEAKKIPGKVAFVGRVVKIERREAKNGREFYRILVKDEESSAFVYLWEEAKELVYSGDLSEGDLVKFIAINKNGFFSVNSGDDVEILRKEKKEFEGYLISSGEHSEIFSGRLMRFKGEVKAERGSYVRVRVEGERIVDYEVVKENVFEKIEKIVPGRYVNVKGFVIGLGEDFGRSAEITVSDKESSIDVVLWDEWRKIYFDVDIGDVIVIFNAYAKHEDVTKLHCGRSSYVLLEKVY, from the coding sequence ATGGAGGAAAAGCTGAAAGAAATCAAGGATTGGTTTGAAGACCTCATCGATGAGGAGACTGCTGAACTTCTTGCTAAATATTCCCTCGGAGGTAAAGTAGAGTTCAAAATAGAGGAAGCTAAGAAAATTCCCGGGAAAGTGGCTTTCGTCGGGAGAGTCGTGAAGATAGAAAGAAGAGAAGCGAAAAATGGAAGAGAATTTTACAGGATCCTCGTCAAAGATGAGGAGAGCAGTGCTTTCGTTTACCTGTGGGAAGAAGCTAAGGAGCTCGTTTATTCCGGAGACTTGAGCGAGGGGGATCTCGTCAAGTTCATAGCGATAAACAAAAACGGGTTTTTTTCAGTAAACAGCGGTGACGACGTTGAGATTTTGAGGAAAGAGAAGAAGGAGTTCGAAGGATATTTAATATCCAGCGGAGAACACTCCGAAATTTTCTCCGGAAGACTCATGAGGTTTAAAGGAGAGGTTAAAGCGGAAAGAGGTAGCTACGTCAGGGTTAGAGTTGAGGGAGAGAGAATAGTTGACTACGAAGTCGTGAAGGAGAACGTTTTCGAGAAGATAGAGAAAATCGTTCCGGGGAGATACGTGAACGTTAAGGGTTTCGTAATCGGGCTGGGGGAGGATTTTGGTAGGAGCGCTGAGATAACGGTGAGCGATAAGGAGAGCTCGATAGACGTTGTGCTTTGGGACGAATGGAGGAAAATATACTTCGACGTAGACATAGGTGACGTGATCGTGATCTTTAACGCCTACGCAAAACACGAAGACGTGACGAAACTCCACTGCGGAAGAAGCAGCTACGTTCTTCTCGAAAAGGTTTATTAA
- a CDS encoding flippase activity-associated protein Agl23, with amino-acid sequence MKKVLMALLIIAAITRFYALTDRPMDHDESVHAYLSYVFMKSGYYEYDPAFHGPFIYLTTGFLFKLFGDSEFVARALVATFSIFSIYVAYLFRRYVGNGWILFALILIFSPSILYYSRYFRNDMIVLPSFLAAVYFYFRYAESKKVVFAGLSSFFLALMICSKENGFIYLGTLLSFILLKRKFVFWRDIDFKAISLSAFVFFFIVSFYYTTAFTNFFGLIKAFTASIQHWVEMHEKKDHWKPIYYYSKILIKYEFFVLGLFLASLYQAAERIKKKKVSTIEAFALYWAVTALLAYHVLSHKVPWLTVHLVAPMAFLSSLYSAKLLSEWRKYVVTAVLFVNVAVGFYLTYVDYNNTEHDLIYIQVQPSAVELAERIAKATNIIVYEPNNDYWPLPWYLRKENVPFSSKFYPYDNVVTSEREMKNLLEKGYTLDGRYEIRPGYYMVWMKKG; translated from the coding sequence ATGAAAAAAGTTCTGATGGCTCTGCTGATAATCGCTGCAATAACGAGGTTTTACGCTCTGACAGACAGACCTATGGATCACGACGAAAGCGTTCACGCTTACCTAAGCTACGTTTTCATGAAAAGCGGATATTACGAGTACGATCCAGCCTTCCACGGTCCTTTCATATACCTCACCACAGGCTTCCTCTTCAAGCTCTTCGGCGACTCTGAATTCGTTGCGAGAGCCCTCGTGGCTACTTTTTCAATCTTCTCGATTTACGTAGCTTACCTTTTCAGAAGGTATGTCGGAAACGGTTGGATACTGTTTGCGTTAATCTTAATCTTCTCTCCGTCGATTCTGTATTACTCCAGATATTTCAGAAACGATATGATCGTTCTCCCTTCTTTCTTAGCGGCAGTTTACTTTTACTTTAGATATGCCGAGAGCAAAAAAGTTGTTTTCGCCGGGCTATCTTCCTTTTTCTTAGCTTTGATGATTTGCTCGAAGGAGAACGGATTCATTTACCTCGGAACTCTCTTATCCTTTATCTTGCTCAAAAGAAAATTCGTTTTCTGGAGGGATATAGATTTTAAAGCTATTTCTCTTTCAGCCTTCGTTTTCTTTTTTATCGTCTCCTTCTATTACACTACAGCCTTCACGAACTTTTTTGGATTGATAAAAGCTTTCACAGCATCAATACAGCACTGGGTCGAAATGCACGAAAAAAAGGACCACTGGAAACCCATCTACTACTACTCGAAAATTCTGATAAAGTACGAATTCTTCGTCCTCGGATTATTTCTCGCTTCGCTATATCAGGCTGCGGAGAGAATTAAGAAAAAAAAGGTGTCGACTATCGAAGCTTTCGCACTTTACTGGGCTGTAACAGCTTTACTTGCCTACCACGTTTTGAGCCACAAAGTTCCTTGGCTTACGGTGCACCTTGTCGCTCCAATGGCTTTTCTCTCCTCGCTGTATTCTGCTAAACTCCTTTCCGAGTGGAGAAAATACGTTGTGACTGCGGTGCTGTTCGTAAACGTTGCCGTAGGATTTTACCTGACTTACGTGGACTACAACAACACCGAGCACGATTTGATATACATCCAAGTCCAGCCTTCTGCTGTCGAGCTTGCGGAAAGGATAGCTAAAGCGACAAACATTATAGTTTACGAGCCGAACAACGATTACTGGCCACTGCCTTGGTATTTGAGGAAGGAAAACGTTCCCTTCTCAAGCAAATTTTACCCCTACGACAACGTGGTGACTTCGGAGAGGGAAATGAAAAATCTTCTCGAAAAAGGCTACACCCTCGACGGAAGATACGAAATACGTCCCGGATACTACATGGTGTGGATGAAGAAGGGTTAA
- a CDS encoding TATA-box-binding protein yields MKDYKIKIENVVASTQIGENIDLNKIAREIKDAEYKPKQFPGLVLRTKDPKAAALVFRSGKVVCTGSKSVEDARRAVKQVVNIIKSLGIEVYDDPDVRVQNIVASADLGVDLNLNAIAVGLGLENIEYEPEQFPGLVYRLRDPRVVVLIFGSGKMVITGGKKPEDAKRAVEKISEELQALGLM; encoded by the coding sequence ATGAAAGATTACAAGATAAAAATCGAGAATGTCGTCGCTTCTACGCAGATTGGGGAAAACATAGATCTGAACAAAATCGCAAGGGAGATAAAGGATGCGGAATACAAGCCGAAACAGTTTCCCGGACTGGTTTTGAGAACCAAAGACCCTAAAGCGGCTGCCTTGGTTTTCAGAAGCGGCAAGGTCGTTTGCACCGGCTCAAAAAGCGTTGAAGATGCGAGAAGGGCTGTGAAACAAGTTGTTAACATAATAAAGTCTCTCGGCATCGAAGTTTACGACGATCCGGACGTGAGAGTGCAAAATATTGTGGCTTCCGCAGACCTCGGAGTGGATTTGAACCTAAACGCCATAGCCGTTGGTTTGGGGCTGGAAAATATAGAGTACGAACCAGAACAATTCCCCGGACTCGTTTACAGATTGAGGGACCCGAGGGTTGTTGTTTTGATCTTCGGTTCGGGTAAGATGGTAATAACCGGAGGCAAAAAGCCGGAAGATGCCAAGAGAGCCGTTGAGAAAATTTCCGAAGAGTTGCAAGCTTTGGGATTGATGTAA
- a CDS encoding inositol-3-phosphate synthase, whose protein sequence is MKIWLIGAYGIVSTTAMAGQKAIEKELIDKTGLVSELPQFEGIDKYAPLKIDFGGHEIRPKSNAYEALLEHWEANKHFDKEILEAVREDLEKIVARKGTAINCGEGVRALGKLETLEDENKTLGEIVDQLSKDMKSFADDETVVINTASTEPMIKYEEKYHGSLDGFEKMIEEDKKEYASASMLYAYAALKNRLPYGNFTPSVGTNIPALKELAIENKVPHAGNDGKTGETLVKTTLAPMFAYRNLEVVGWMSYNILGDLDGLVLSFKENKESKVVSKDKVLEKIFGYSPYSITQIEYFPSLVDNKTAFDFVHFKGFMGKLMKFYFIWDAIDAIVAAPLVIDIARFLIFAKKKGMYGVIKELGFFFKSPMDTDEVNTHKQFEILVNWFQRNR, encoded by the coding sequence ATGAAAATCTGGTTGATCGGCGCTTACGGAATAGTTTCTACGACTGCCATGGCTGGTCAGAAAGCCATAGAAAAGGAATTAATCGACAAAACTGGATTGGTTTCGGAGCTACCTCAGTTTGAAGGAATAGACAAGTACGCTCCCCTGAAAATCGACTTCGGTGGGCACGAGATAAGACCGAAAAGTAACGCTTACGAAGCACTTTTGGAGCACTGGGAGGCAAACAAACATTTTGATAAGGAAATTCTCGAGGCTGTGAGAGAGGACTTGGAGAAAATTGTTGCAAGGAAAGGTACGGCAATAAACTGCGGAGAAGGAGTTAGAGCGTTAGGGAAGCTTGAAACGCTTGAAGACGAGAACAAAACTCTTGGAGAAATAGTCGATCAGCTGTCTAAAGACATGAAGAGCTTTGCCGATGATGAAACCGTCGTTATAAACACGGCTTCGACCGAACCGATGATAAAGTATGAGGAGAAGTACCACGGCTCCTTAGACGGATTCGAAAAAATGATAGAGGAGGATAAAAAAGAGTACGCTTCCGCGAGCATGCTTTACGCTTACGCCGCTTTAAAAAACCGACTACCTTACGGAAACTTCACTCCAAGCGTTGGAACGAACATTCCAGCTTTGAAGGAGCTTGCCATCGAAAACAAAGTACCTCATGCAGGAAATGACGGAAAAACCGGAGAAACTCTCGTAAAAACGACTCTCGCTCCCATGTTTGCTTACAGAAACCTCGAAGTCGTCGGATGGATGAGCTACAACATCCTCGGAGACTTGGACGGTCTCGTTCTGAGTTTCAAGGAGAACAAGGAGAGCAAGGTTGTAAGCAAGGATAAAGTTCTGGAGAAAATTTTCGGCTACTCCCCCTACAGCATAACCCAGATTGAGTACTTCCCCTCCTTAGTTGACAACAAAACAGCCTTCGACTTCGTTCACTTCAAGGGATTCATGGGCAAGCTTATGAAGTTCTACTTCATCTGGGATGCTATAGATGCAATTGTTGCAGCTCCGCTCGTCATAGACATAGCTCGATTCCTGATATTTGCGAAAAAGAAGGGGATGTACGGAGTTATCAAAGAGCTGGGCTTCTTCTTCAAGAGTCCGATGGACACGGATGAGGTTAACACTCACAAGCAGTTCGAAATTCTCGTTAACTGGTTCCAGAGAAACAGGTAG
- a CDS encoding helix-turn-helix domain-containing protein, producing MDEIARKFAEHIAGDIVLSENPGNCIKKWRNIFEISQRELAEKLGITASVISDYESDRRKSPGVTFVKKIVNALIEIDKERGWKTLSKYRDLLGVKIDAIIDINEYSRSVPSEEIAEALNGELVVNFDRKANGYTVIDSIKAILTMTSYDFYRLFGLTSERALVFTQVTTGRSPMVAIKVGNLKPSVVVLQGLNSHKLDEIARKIAEIEKIDVILTEMPVSLIVDKLKKLGGE from the coding sequence ATGGATGAAATTGCACGAAAATTCGCAGAACACATAGCTGGAGACATAGTTCTTTCAGAAAATCCCGGAAACTGCATAAAAAAGTGGCGAAACATTTTTGAAATCTCTCAGAGAGAGCTTGCGGAGAAGCTCGGAATAACGGCTTCTGTCATAAGCGACTACGAGAGCGACAGAAGAAAGTCTCCGGGAGTTACTTTTGTGAAGAAGATCGTCAACGCTCTGATAGAGATAGACAAAGAGAGGGGCTGGAAAACGCTGAGCAAGTACAGAGACCTTCTCGGGGTGAAGATAGATGCGATAATAGACATAAACGAGTATTCGAGAAGCGTCCCTTCCGAGGAAATCGCAGAGGCTTTAAACGGGGAGCTCGTAGTAAATTTCGACAGGAAGGCAAACGGATACACTGTTATAGACAGCATAAAAGCGATTTTGACGATGACCTCCTACGACTTCTACCGCCTCTTTGGATTAACGAGCGAGAGGGCTCTCGTTTTCACTCAGGTCACAACCGGAAGGTCGCCGATGGTTGCGATAAAAGTTGGAAATTTGAAACCATCAGTGGTGGTTTTGCAAGGGTTAAACAGCCACAAACTCGATGAAATAGCGAGAAAAATAGCGGAAATTGAGAAGATAGACGTCATTCTCACGGAAATGCCGGTATCGCTTATCGTTGACAAGCTGAAGAAGCTCGGAGGTGAGTGA